GGCCGCCGCGCAGCCCAGCGCGAGCAGGCTCGTCCGGACGCGCGCCGCGAGCCGTTCGCGCATCGAGAACACCCACTCCTCGAGTTCCGCGTCGCCCGGCAGGCGCACGCCGTCCAGGAACTTGCCCTGGTACAGGGCCAGCACCTCGGCCGCGTCCTGCCGTTCCGCGGCGCGCATCAGGCGGCCCGCGTCGCACTCCAGGGTCGAGACGAGGCGCGTGCCGGGCGTGTCGAGCGCCCCGGGCGCGGCGTGCCTGAGGCGGTGCACCATCATGCGCAGGCGGCCCGCGCCGTCCGCGTGACCGGGAAAGAACAGTTCCTGCACGCTGCGGCGCTCCTGCGGCCCCTCCAGCGCCAGGTACGTCAGCAGCACCAGCGGCGCGGACTGCTGACGCGCCGCGCTCTCCAGGTGCAGCCCGCCGAGCGTGTGCAACATGCTTCACATCATAGACGCTGCGCCGCGCCGGGCGCGTACAGCGCGGGCCGCAGCCCGTCGGCGTGCAGGGCCGCCCAGGTGTCCCCCTGCAGCCGCGCGAGGTCCACCCCGCCGAAGCCGGGCGGGAGGCCTTCAAGGTGACGGAGCGCCTTGAAGTAGTTGCGGTGCGTGAGGGATCCGTGCACCCAGCGTTTGTGCAGCGCGGCTGCCAGCAGGATCAGGCCCTGCACGAAGCGGCGCTCGTCGCCCGTCGCGGCGGCCCACACGCCCTCCCAGGCCTCGTGCGCCTCCCACCACTCGCCCGCCGTGAACAGGGCGGCGCCCGCGTGCAGGGCGGGCGGCAGCTCCGGCGGGAGGGACGGTGCGGGCGGTGGCGTGTCGGGTGTCCCGGCGTTCATGCCCGAGCATACCGCCCCCCCGGCAGATGAGCGCCCGCTCAAAGGGCTGCCAACGTCAATGCTGCCCCCGGTCACTGCCACTTTAGAAAACAGAGCATATAGTTGGGTCATGAAGCCGATGGAATTGAACGACAGCAACTTCAAGGGCGAGATCGAGAGCGGACTGACGCTGGTGGACTTCTGGGCCCCCTGGTGCGGTCCCTGCCGCATGATCGCGCCGGTGGTCGAGGAAATCGCCTCGCAGTACGAGGGCAAGGTCAAGGTCGGCAAGGTCAACGTCGACGACAACCAGCAGACCGCCATGCAGTTCCGCGTGATGAGCATCCCCACCCTGATCCTCTTCAAGGACGGCCAGCCGGTCGAGGGCGTCGTCGGCGCGCAGCCGAAGCGGGCCTTCGAGGCGCTGCTCGACAAGCACCTCGCCACCGTCAGCAACTGATCCTCTGGCACTGCCGCACCGCCTCCAGCTGGGGGCGGTGCGGTTCCTTGTGCAGTTCGGTGTGGCTTCAGAAGCGCGTGATTTCGGGCGGCGTCCAGGCGTGCAGGCATTCGGACAGGAGCACCTGACCGTCCTCCCAGGTGCCGTGACCGCTGGCGACGTTGATGTGTCCGGCCTCGCCCGCACTGATGAATTCGGCGCCCCAGGCGTGCGCCATCTCCTGTGCGCGTTCGAAGCCGGAGTAGGGGTCGTTCTCGCTGGCGATGACCAGGGCCGGGAACGGCAGTTCCGTCATGGGGAGGGGGGCCAGCGCCCGAATGGCGGGGTACTCGCCCGTGACGGCGGGGTCCGTCACGTCGGTCGGCGCGACGAGGAGGGCGCCCCTGACCCGTTCGTGCCCGCCGTACAGGTGCGCCCAGTGGACGATGTTCGGGACGCCGCAGCTGTGCCCGACGAGGATCAGTTCGCCGGGCGTGGCGTCGATCACGTCCTGCAGCCGGGCGGACCACGCGCCCGGGGTGGGGCGGTCGGGGTCGTCCTGCCGGACGCGGGCCGCGCCGTACTTCTGTTCCCAAAGGGTCTGCCAGTGCTGGGGGCCGCTGTCGCCGAGGCCCGGCACGATCACGAGGCGGGGCGTCACGCGCGGGCCGCCGGGCGGGCGTGGGTGGCGTGCGGGGCGGGCCGGGTGGGGCTGGGCCGTGTCATGCGGTCAGGATAGCCTGCCGCGTGGGTGGGCGCCCGGGGCGTGGCGGGTGGAGGTGCCGCCTGTGGATTCACCACTGCCGGTACGGCAATACCGGATGCTCCGGCACGTTGGCGCGGGGGGCGGGCGGCGTACAATCGCGTCATGCAGGCTTTCGACACCCTGGACCTCGGGCTGATCCCGTACACGGACGCCTGGGCCGCCCAGAAGGAGCATCACGCGCGCGTCGCGGCCGGGGGGCGCCCCGTGCTGCTGCTCGCGGAACACCCGGCCGTGCTGACGCTGGGCCGCAAGGCGAAGGAAGGGACGAACATCGTGGTGACGCGCGCGTACCTGGACGCGCAGGGCATCGCGGTTCACGAGGTGGAGCGCGGCGGGGACGTCACGTACCACGGTCCCGGTCAGCTGGTCGGGTACGCGATCTTCCCGGTGGGGCGGCGCGTCGCGGATTTCCTGAGGCTGCTGGAGCGGGCGGTGGTGGTGACCCTGCAGGAGCTGGGCCTGCCGGACGCCCGCCCGAACCCCGGGTACGCGGGCGTGTACGTGGACCCGCTGGACGTGAACGGCCGGACGTACGACCAGAAGATCTGTTCGTTCGGGGTGGCGGTGCAGCGGGGCGTGGCGCTGCACGGGCTGGGCCTGAACGTCGGCACGAACCTGCAGCATTTCGAGCTGATCCTGCCGTGCGGCCTGCAGGACACGCACATGACGTCCGTCGCGCACGAGTACGACCGGCGCGGCCTGGGCACGCCCCCCGACATGCCGACCGTCAAGGACGCCCTCACGCGGGCCTTCGCGGCGGTTTTCGACACCTACGACTGGACGCTGCCTGAACCGGCGGCAGGAGGACCCAAGTGACGCAAGCAGACCCGAACACGCCCGCCGTGCAGGAACCGAAGTTCATCAAGAACGGCATCTACCGCAAGGACGCCGTCAAGGCCCGCGAGAAGAAGCCTGACTGGCTGCGCGTCACCATCCCGACGGGCGGCGTGTTCGGCGAGGTGAAGAAGATCGTGAAGGAGCACCGCCTGCACACCGTGTGCGAGGAGGCGATGTGCCCGAACATCGGGGAGTGCTGGAGTCGCGGCACGGCCACCTTCATGCTGATGGGTCACATCTGCACGCGCGCCTGCCGCTTCTGCGCGGTGGACACCGGCAACCCGATGGGGCGCCTGGACCTGGACGAGCCGGCCAGCGTGGCGGACAGCGTGCGCCTGATGGGCCTGAAGTACGTGGTGCTGACCTCGGTGGACCGCGACGACCTGCCGGACGGCGGCGCGTATCACTTCGCGAAGACGGTGCAGGCCATCAAGCACGTGAATCCGGAGACGAAGGTGGAGGCGCTCACGCCGGACTTCGGCGGAAACACCGCGTGCGTGGACCTCGTGCTGGACAGCGGCGTGGACGTGTACGCGCAGAACGTGGAGACGGTGCGCCGCCTGACGCACCCGGTGCGTGACATCCGCGCGAGCTACGACACGACGCTGGCGGTGCTGGCGCACGCCAAGGCGGCCCGTCCGGACGTGATCACCAAGACGAGCATCATGCTGGGTCTGGGCGAGACGCGCGAGGAAGTGATGGAGGCGATGCGTGACCTGCGCGCGGCGAACGTGGACGTGCTGACCTTCGGGCAGTACCTGCGGCCCACGCAGCATCACCTGCCGGTGGAGCGGTACGTGACGCCGGAGGAGTTCGACGAGCTGCGCGTGATCGGGATGGAGCTGGGCTTCCTGGAGGTCGTGAGCGGGCCGCTGGTGCGCAGCAGTTACAAGGCCGAGCAGGTGCTGGAGAAGGGTCGCCTGCCGGGCGCGCTGGCGCACCTGAGCGACGGTGACGTGCTCAGCATGGCCTGAGTTCCCGAGGGGTGCCGTTCGCCTCGTGGCGGGCGGTGTGGAGGTCACGGTAGGGGGTCCTGCCGTGGCCTTTTCGTGTGTCGGCGGTGTGGCCGGAACTCACGGATAATTCATTGACCGTCTGGTCAAGGAATGCTACCGTGTCGGTCGGAGGATCACCTATGCCCATCGGTATCACGGCGCTCGGGGCGTACACGCCGGAGCGCGTCCTGACCAACACAGACCTCGAAGGGATGTTCGAGACCAGCGACGAGTGGATCGTGTCGCGCACCGGCATCCGCGAACGCCACCTGTCCGCCGACGGCGAATTCGCGTCCGACATGGGCGTGCGCGCCGTGCGCGACCTGCAGGACCGCTACCCGGACGTGCTGGACGGCGTGGACCTCGTGGTGTGCGCCACCAGCAGCCCCGACGCGTACTTCCCCAGCACCGCTGCCCTCGTCGCGGGCCAGGTGGGCCTCGCGGGCGCGGGCGCCCTCGACGTGTCCGTCGCGTGCAGCGGCTTCGTGTACGCCCTGTCCGTCGCGCAGGGCATGATCATGGGCGGCACGGCCCGCAAGGTGCTCGTGCTGGGCGCCGAGGTCCTCTCCAAGATCGTGGACTGGCAGGACCGCACCACCTGCATCCTCTTCGGGGACGGGGCAGGCGCGGCCATCGTGGAGGACGTGCCGGACGGGTACGGTTTCCAGTCCTTCGTGCTCGGCGCGGACAGCGCGGGCGGCTCCAGCCTCTACAAGTTCGCGGTCGCGGACCGCATTCCCGGCGTGCCGGTCGGGACGGGCAACGCCATGCTCGGCATGAACGGCCGCGAGGTCTTCAAGTTCGCGGTGCGCGTCCTGGGCGACAGCGGCGAGCAGGCGCTCGGCAAGGCGGGCCTGAAGGGCAGCGACATCGACTGGCTGATCCCGCACCAGGCGAACGTCCGCATCATCGAGTCGGCGTGCAGCCGCTTCGGGGTGTCCCTCGACAAGACCGTCATCAACCTCGACCGGTACGGCAACACCAGCACCGCCAGCGTCCCGCTCGCCCTGCGCGAGGCGCTCGACGACGGCCGCGTGAAGGACGGCGATCAGCTGCTGCTCGTCGCCTTCGGCGGCGGCCTCAGCTGGGGCGCGAGCGCCATGCGCTGGTACGGCGGCCGCACCGAGACGAAACGCGCCGCTCCGGCCGCCCTGGTGGCCCGGTGAGCGCGCCCGTGCAGGCCCGCGGCGTGATCGCCGCACTGTTCCCCGGGCAGGGCTCCCACGCGCTCGGGATGGGTCAGGCGGTCGCCGCGCACAGCCCCGAAGCGCGCGCCGTGATGGACGCCGCCGAGGCCGCCGTGCCCGGCCTGACCGGCCTGATGCGGGACGGCCCGCTGGAGGACCTGACCCTCACCGCCAACCAGCAGCCCGCCCTCGTCGCCGCGAGTGTCGCCGTATACCGCGCGTACCTCGCGGCGGGCGGTCCCGTGCCCGCGTTCGCGGCCGGGCACAGCCTCGGCGAGTTCAGCGCGCACGTCGCGGCCGGCAGCCTGACCCTGGGGGACGCGCTGCGCCTCACGCGGCGGCGCGGCGAGCTGATGCAGGCGGCCGTCCCGGCCGGCGTGGGCGCCATGAGCGCCGTGATGGGCGACCCGGACGTGCTGCGCGAGGTGCTGGCGGGCGTGGACGGCGTGGCCGAGATCGCGAACCTGAACGCGCCCACCCAGACCGTCATCAGCGGCGAGAAGGCGGCGGTGGACGCGGCAGGCGCGGCCCTCAAGGCGCGCGGCCTGAAGGCCATCCCGCTCAAGGTGTCCGCCCCCTTCCACTGCTCGCTCATGACGCCCGCCCGCGAGGGCCTCGCCGGGGACCTGCACGCCACGGCGTACCGCACGCCCGCCTTCCCGGTCGTCGCGAACGTCACGGCGGAACCCGTCACGGACGCCACCCTCATCGCGCCGCTCCTCGAAGCGCAGATCACCGGCAGCGTCCGCTGGGTGCAGACGGTGCAGCGGCTCGCGGCACTCGGCGCGGACACCTTCGTGGAGTTCGGGCAGGGCACCGTCCTGACGGGCCTCGTGAAACGCATCCTGCCGGACGCGCGCACCGTGAACCTGCACACCCCCGAGGACATCGCGGCCTTCCTGGCGTGAACGACCTGAACACAGACAGCACCGGCCTCAACCGTTCCGGACCGGACAGCACCGACCTGAGCGGGGAACTGCGCCGGGCAGGTCAGGACGCCGCGACCTGTTTCGGCCGCCTGCCGCCGCACGTCTACTTCGCTGGCAGCGACGAGCAGTGGTCGCCGGCCCACCACGTGCGGCACCTGACGCTCTCGAACCGCCCGCTGACCCAGGCGCTGCGGCTGCCCCGACTGGCGCTGCTGGCCCTGGGCGGCCGAACCGAGCACGGCCGGGCGGGCCGGGACTTCGCCACCATGCGCGGGACGTACCTGGCCGCGCTGCAGGCGGGTGGGCGCGCTTCGGGCCGCTTCCTGCCGACGCTCGGTGCGGGCCGGAACGCCGAGGCGCAGGCGGCCGGGGTGGCCGAGTTCCTGGCCTCGCTGGAGGCGCTGAGCGGAGCCGTGGCCCGCTGGCCGGACGCCGATCTGGACCTGCTGACCCTGCCGCACCCGCTGCTGGGCCGACTGACCCTGCGCGAGATGCTGTATTTTGCCGTGTACCACCATTCCCATCACCTGGAAGGCGTGCGCCGCCGCCTTCCGGAAAGCGAGCAAGCATGACCGACACCACGCAGAAAGTCGCCCTCGTCACCGGCAGCAGCCGGGGCCTGGGCCGCGCCATGGCCCTGAAACTCGCCGCAGACGGCTTTGCGGTGGCCGTGCATTACGGTCGGAATGCCGAAGAGGCCGCCAGGGTGGCCGCCGAGATCACTGGCCTGGGCGTGCGGGCCGAGGTCTTCGGGGCCGACCTGAGCGTCCCGGCCAACGCCGGCAGGCTGGTCGAGGACGTGATCGCCACCTTCGGGCGACTGGACGTGCTCGTGAACAACGCCGGCCTGACCCGCGACGGCCTCGCGATCCGCATGAAGGACGAGGACTGGGACGCCGTGATCGCCACCAACCTCAGCAGCGCCTTCAGCGCCAGCCGGGCGGCCATCAAGCACATGATGCGCGCCCGCACCGGACGCATCGTCAACATCGCGTCCGTGGTCGGCCTGATGGGCAACCCCGGTCAGGCGAACTACGTGGCGAGCAAGGCGGGCCTGATCGGCCTGACGAAGGCGCTCGCCAAGGAGTACGGCGGGCGCGGCATCACCGTGAACGCCGTCGCGCCGGGCTTCATCGCGTCCGACATGACCGCGCAGCTGCCCGAGAACGTCCAGAAGAGTTACCTGGACGGCATTCCCCTCGGGCGGTTCGGGCAGCCGGAGGACGTCGCGGCGCTCGTGTCGTTCCTGGCGTCCGGCGCAGCCGGGTACATCACCGGGCAGGTCATCGGCGTGGACGGCGGCCTGTACCCTCACTGACCCCCACCCGGCCGGGACAGGCACGCGACCGGCCCCCTTGAGGGGCCGTTCATCTTTCCCGTGGAGCACCGGCGGGAACACCGTGAAGCGCGGTATCCTCATGAAATGCCCGGACCGCAGAGAGTGAGGACCACGCCCCCTCACCCGTCCAGCGAACCGCTTGAGCAGCTGAACGTCGCGCTCGCCGCGGCCGGTACGCCCGCCGACGTGCGCGCCGCCGTCCGGCACGCCGTCACGGACGGCCTGCACCTGACGCCCGAGCAGGTGGACCTGCACCTCGTGGACGACCGCGTGGACGACCGGCCTGCCGCGGTGCAGGCGGCCCTCACGGAACGCCTCCCGCAGCATCTGCAGACCCCTCAGGGCCGCGAGGTGGCCGTGCCGGTCGTGCACGGCTCCTCCGGCCTGCTGCTCGGCGCCGTGTACGTCCGCCTGGACGACCCGCAGGCGGCGCACGGCTGGACGCCGGACGCGCAGGACTACCTGCAGGCCGTGGCCGTGCAGGCGTCGTCGGTGCTCGCCCGGACCCGCGAGACGCCCATGCCCGTGGCGCTCCCCCCGGACGGCCCGGGCCGGGATTCGGCGCTGGACGCCCTGATCGCGTTCACGCAGGCGACCGCCAGCACCACCGACGTGATCGCGCTCGCGCAGCAGGCCGCGCAGGTCATTCAGAGCACGCTGGGCAGTGTGGGCGTCATGTATGCCGAACTGCAGGACGGCCTGTGGCGGGCCCGCATGCTGGCGGCCCGCGTCCCGGACGCGCTGCGCGCCACGCTGGACGCGGGCCTGCCGGAACGCACGCCCGCGTACGCGCAGGCCGTGGAGGCCCGGCAGGCCGTGTTCGTGGACGACTGGGACGCGCAGGAGCAGCAGACGCCGCAGTCGGAGGCGTCCAGCGCGGCCGCGTTCCACCCGTTCTTCGTGGACGGCGAGCCGCACGGCATGCTCGTCATGGGCACCTCGTCCCACCGGCAGTGGGACGCGCAGGCGCGCGGCGTGTTCCGCGCGGTGGGCAGCAGCCTGAACCTCGCGCTGGAACGCGCCGCGCAGACGCGCCGCCTCGCGAGCCGCAACGCGGAACTGCAGGCGCGCGCCCGGACGCTGGAGCGTTTCGCGGACCTGTCGCGCGACCTCGCACTGGAACGCGACCCGCGGGCGCTGGTGGGGCACGCGCAGGACATCGTGCTGACCCTCATCCCGAGCGGCGTCAGCACGTACTACGAGCCTGACGGGGACTGGAACGCGGGCGCGGGCGGGTGGCGACTCGTGTCGCACCGGGGGCACTTCCGCAACCCGGACCTGCTGCGGACCCTGCAGGGCGGCCTGAGCCGCGGCGCGAACCGTAACGTGGACGTGCCCTACGACACCGCCGAACCCGTGTACCAGGACAGTTTCGATCCCGGTACGGCCCGCACGGCCCGCGAGCAGTTCACGGAGATCCGGGCGTCGGCCGCGCTGCCGGTACACGTGAGCGGGCGGGTGCGCGGCGTGCTGGTGGTCGGCGTGCACGAGGCGCACCTCTGGACGGACAGTGACCGCTCGCTGCTGCAGACGGCCGTCCGTTCGCTCGGCATCGCGCTGGAACGCGCCGAGCAGGGCCGCGAGATCCGCACGTGGCGCGAACGGTACGAGACGGCCGTGCGCGGCTCCGGGCACCTGCTGTACGACTGGAACCCCGACCGGACGGAACGGGTGTACGGGGGCACCGTGACGGCCATCACCGGGTACGGCGAGACGGAACTCGGCACGCTGCGCTGGGCGGACGACGTCGTCCACCCGGACGATCAGGCCGCGTACCGGGCAGGCCTCACGGACGCGCTCGCGAGCGGGGAGGAACTGCACCTGCGTTACCGCCTCATCACGCGGGACGGGGACGTGCAGGACATCGAGGACGACGCCTTCATCCACCGGGACGCGCAGGGGCGGGCCACGCGCGTCATCGGTTTCGTCAAGGACGTCACGGACCGTCACCGCACCGAGGCGGCCCTGAACGCCGCGTCGCGCTTCAACGCCCTGCTGCTCGACAACGTCGGCGAGGGCCTCGCGGGCGTGGACATCCAGGGCCGCACGTCCTTCGCGAACCCCGCCGCGCTCCGCATGCTGGGGTACACCGAGCAGGAATTCGTGGGCCGCCAGCAGCACGACCTCATCCACCACTCGCACGCGGACGGCAGCCCCTACCCTCGCCGTGCGTGTCCGGTGTACGCCGCGTTCACGGACGGCAAGACGCGCACCGTGGACGGCGAGGTCTTCTGGCGCAAGGACGGCAGCAGCTTCCCGGTCGAGTACACCAGCACCCCCATCCGGGACGCGTCCGGCATCATCCAGGGCGCCGTGCTCGCCTTCCGGGACGTCACGGAGCGCCGCCTCGCGGAGGAACGCCAGCGGCAGAGCAACGCCGACCTCGCGCACAGCAACGAGGAACTGCACGCCGCGAACGAGGAGCTCGAAGCGTTCGCGTACTCCGCGTCGCACGACCTGCGGACCCCCGTCCGGCACGTCAAGGGCTTTTCTGAACTGGCGCGCAAGGCCGTCGCGCAGGGCAACGCGGACCGCGCCGTGGCGCACATGCAGGTCGTGGAGCAGGCCGCCGAGCGCATGTCGGCCCTGATCGACGCGATGCTGCACCTCTCGCGCAGCACCCGGCAGGAACTGCGGCCCGGCCCGGTGGACCTGAACGTGCTGCTCGAACGCGCGCAGGCGGACGTGGCGACCGACCTGCACGGCCGCACGGTGCAGTGGGTGGTCTCGCCGCTCCCGACCGTGCAGGGGGACGCGACCACCCTGCAGCAGGTCATGACGAACCTCGTCTCGAACGCCGTGAAGTTCACGCGGGACCGCGATCCGGCCCGCATCGAGGTGTGGGCGGAGGGCACGCCGGACCACTGGACGGTGCAGGTGCGCGACAACGGCGCGGGCTTCGACGCCACGTACCGCGACAAGCTCTTCGGGGTGTTCCAGCGCCTGCACAACCAGCGGGACTTCGAGGGGACGGGCGTGGGTCTCGCCACCGTGCGCCGCATCGTGCTGCGGCACGGCGGGCGGGTCTTCGCGGACGGCGAGGTGGGGCGTGGCGCGACCTTCGGCTTCACCCTCCCCCGCTGAAGAGCACGGCCAGCGCTGCACCGGGCCGGACCGTGCATCTGTCCCGCGACCTGAAGGCATAGAAAAACCCCCCGTCCGGGGACAGGGGGATTTCTTTGGCTCGGGAGGTAGGGATCGAACCTACGACCATTCGATTAACAGTCGAACGCTCTGCCGCTGAGCTACTCCCGATCAGTTGCCGCTCTCGCAGCGAGACAGAGTGTATCAGGGCGGCGCGGGGAGTGCAAGACCCGCCTGCGGGCCGCCCTGAAAAGCTGCCTAGTTCTCCAGGAACGCGCCGAGGGTCCGGAAGCGTTCGCTGCGCTGGCGCAGGAGTTCGTCGCTGCTGAGAGTGGCGAGATCGTCGAGGTGGCGGGAGACGGCCGTGCCGAGCGCGGCGGCGCTGGTGTCCGGGTCGAGATGCGCGCCGCCCTGCGGTTCCGGCACGATCTCCTCGACGAGGCCCAGTTCGAGCAGGTCGGGCGCGGTGAGCCGGAGCGCTTCGGCCGCTTCGGGGGCCTTGGCGCTGTCCTTCCAGATGATGCTGGCGCACGCTTCGGGCGAGATGACGCTGTACCAGGCGTTCTCCATGATGATGACGCGGTTGCCGACGCCGATGGCGAGCGCGCCGCCGCTGCCGCCCTCGCCGATCACGGCGCACACCGCGGGCACGCGCAGGCGCACCATGCGCTGGATGCTCTCGGCGATGGCCCAGCCCTGACCGCGTTCCT
The nucleotide sequence above comes from Deinococcus aquiradiocola. Encoded proteins:
- a CDS encoding DUF309 domain-containing protein, whose protein sequence is MNAGTPDTPPPAPSLPPELPPALHAGAALFTAGEWWEAHEAWEGVWAAATGDERRFVQGLILLAAALHKRWVHGSLTHRNYFKALRHLEGLPPGFGGVDLARLQGDTWAALHADGLRPALYAPGAAQRL
- the trxA gene encoding thioredoxin; amino-acid sequence: MKPMELNDSNFKGEIESGLTLVDFWAPWCGPCRMIAPVVEEIASQYEGKVKVGKVNVDDNQQTAMQFRVMSIPTLILFKDGQPVEGVVGAQPKRAFEALLDKHLATVSN
- a CDS encoding RBBP9/YdeN family alpha/beta hydrolase, with translation MTPRLVIVPGLGDSGPQHWQTLWEQKYGAARVRQDDPDRPTPGAWSARLQDVIDATPGELILVGHSCGVPNIVHWAHLYGGHERVRGALLVAPTDVTDPAVTGEYPAIRALAPLPMTELPFPALVIASENDPYSGFERAQEMAHAWGAEFISAGEAGHINVASGHGTWEDGQVLLSECLHAWTPPEITRF
- the lipB gene encoding lipoyl(octanoyl) transferase LipB produces the protein MQAFDTLDLGLIPYTDAWAAQKEHHARVAAGGRPVLLLAEHPAVLTLGRKAKEGTNIVVTRAYLDAQGIAVHEVERGGDVTYHGPGQLVGYAIFPVGRRVADFLRLLERAVVVTLQELGLPDARPNPGYAGVYVDPLDVNGRTYDQKICSFGVAVQRGVALHGLGLNVGTNLQHFELILPCGLQDTHMTSVAHEYDRRGLGTPPDMPTVKDALTRAFAAVFDTYDWTLPEPAAGGPK
- the lipA gene encoding lipoyl synthase; this encodes MTQADPNTPAVQEPKFIKNGIYRKDAVKAREKKPDWLRVTIPTGGVFGEVKKIVKEHRLHTVCEEAMCPNIGECWSRGTATFMLMGHICTRACRFCAVDTGNPMGRLDLDEPASVADSVRLMGLKYVVLTSVDRDDLPDGGAYHFAKTVQAIKHVNPETKVEALTPDFGGNTACVDLVLDSGVDVYAQNVETVRRLTHPVRDIRASYDTTLAVLAHAKAARPDVITKTSIMLGLGETREEVMEAMRDLRAANVDVLTFGQYLRPTQHHLPVERYVTPEEFDELRVIGMELGFLEVVSGPLVRSSYKAEQVLEKGRLPGALAHLSDGDVLSMA
- a CDS encoding beta-ketoacyl-ACP synthase III; translation: MPIGITALGAYTPERVLTNTDLEGMFETSDEWIVSRTGIRERHLSADGEFASDMGVRAVRDLQDRYPDVLDGVDLVVCATSSPDAYFPSTAALVAGQVGLAGAGALDVSVACSGFVYALSVAQGMIMGGTARKVLVLGAEVLSKIVDWQDRTTCILFGDGAGAAIVEDVPDGYGFQSFVLGADSAGGSSLYKFAVADRIPGVPVGTGNAMLGMNGREVFKFAVRVLGDSGEQALGKAGLKGSDIDWLIPHQANVRIIESACSRFGVSLDKTVINLDRYGNTSTASVPLALREALDDGRVKDGDQLLLVAFGGGLSWGASAMRWYGGRTETKRAAPAALVAR
- the fabD gene encoding ACP S-malonyltransferase; this encodes MSAPVQARGVIAALFPGQGSHALGMGQAVAAHSPEARAVMDAAEAAVPGLTGLMRDGPLEDLTLTANQQPALVAASVAVYRAYLAAGGPVPAFAAGHSLGEFSAHVAAGSLTLGDALRLTRRRGELMQAAVPAGVGAMSAVMGDPDVLREVLAGVDGVAEIANLNAPTQTVISGEKAAVDAAGAALKARGLKAIPLKVSAPFHCSLMTPAREGLAGDLHATAYRTPAFPVVANVTAEPVTDATLIAPLLEAQITGSVRWVQTVQRLAALGADTFVEFGQGTVLTGLVKRILPDARTVNLHTPEDIAAFLA
- a CDS encoding DinB family protein, whose product is MNDLNTDSTGLNRSGPDSTDLSGELRRAGQDAATCFGRLPPHVYFAGSDEQWSPAHHVRHLTLSNRPLTQALRLPRLALLALGGRTEHGRAGRDFATMRGTYLAALQAGGRASGRFLPTLGAGRNAEAQAAGVAEFLASLEALSGAVARWPDADLDLLTLPHPLLGRLTLREMLYFAVYHHSHHLEGVRRRLPESEQA
- the fabG gene encoding 3-oxoacyl-[acyl-carrier-protein] reductase, with translation MTDTTQKVALVTGSSRGLGRAMALKLAADGFAVAVHYGRNAEEAARVAAEITGLGVRAEVFGADLSVPANAGRLVEDVIATFGRLDVLVNNAGLTRDGLAIRMKDEDWDAVIATNLSSAFSASRAAIKHMMRARTGRIVNIASVVGLMGNPGQANYVASKAGLIGLTKALAKEYGGRGITVNAVAPGFIASDMTAQLPENVQKSYLDGIPLGRFGQPEDVAALVSFLASGAAGYITGQVIGVDGGLYPH
- a CDS encoding PAS domain-containing sensor histidine kinase; translation: MPGPQRVRTTPPHPSSEPLEQLNVALAAAGTPADVRAAVRHAVTDGLHLTPEQVDLHLVDDRVDDRPAAVQAALTERLPQHLQTPQGREVAVPVVHGSSGLLLGAVYVRLDDPQAAHGWTPDAQDYLQAVAVQASSVLARTRETPMPVALPPDGPGRDSALDALIAFTQATASTTDVIALAQQAAQVIQSTLGSVGVMYAELQDGLWRARMLAARVPDALRATLDAGLPERTPAYAQAVEARQAVFVDDWDAQEQQTPQSEASSAAAFHPFFVDGEPHGMLVMGTSSHRQWDAQARGVFRAVGSSLNLALERAAQTRRLASRNAELQARARTLERFADLSRDLALERDPRALVGHAQDIVLTLIPSGVSTYYEPDGDWNAGAGGWRLVSHRGHFRNPDLLRTLQGGLSRGANRNVDVPYDTAEPVYQDSFDPGTARTAREQFTEIRASAALPVHVSGRVRGVLVVGVHEAHLWTDSDRSLLQTAVRSLGIALERAEQGREIRTWRERYETAVRGSGHLLYDWNPDRTERVYGGTVTAITGYGETELGTLRWADDVVHPDDQAAYRAGLTDALASGEELHLRYRLITRDGDVQDIEDDAFIHRDAQGRATRVIGFVKDVTDRHRTEAALNAASRFNALLLDNVGEGLAGVDIQGRTSFANPAALRMLGYTEQEFVGRQQHDLIHHSHADGSPYPRRACPVYAAFTDGKTRTVDGEVFWRKDGSSFPVEYTSTPIRDASGIIQGAVLAFRDVTERRLAEERQRQSNADLAHSNEELHAANEELEAFAYSASHDLRTPVRHVKGFSELARKAVAQGNADRAVAHMQVVEQAAERMSALIDAMLHLSRSTRQELRPGPVDLNVLLERAQADVATDLHGRTVQWVVSPLPTVQGDATTLQQVMTNLVSNAVKFTRDRDPARIEVWAEGTPDHWTVQVRDNGAGFDATYRDKLFGVFQRLHNQRDFEGTGVGLATVRRIVLRHGGRVFADGEVGRGATFGFTLPR